One window from the genome of Dermacentor silvarum isolate Dsil-2018 chromosome 5, BIME_Dsil_1.4, whole genome shotgun sequence encodes:
- the LOC125945562 gene encoding uncharacterized protein LOC125945562 — translation MLSEPNGTRMLAPFEENGVAHYGMLTDWSGWSYNVMHHRATLDLFRVLRQYQRQRDAGRPFLLGGIVYAVKMLPSYNREQLDIFDHIVKDFKVDMLVATTHMEQTYQYTLDCKITGPTTWDKKYDPHELPIADVIKQLSDRRYLDLDIPVAVSFTLKGFWYKPEKNEDDSDFAPGKPCGYIVGGETFGSYTEVCENTTYRKQMTSIEEGHFFNYTFYREYDRTFVFDTLSSITQKVVLAHRAHRGLSFALFDIDYEDVFDQCPGNLYGAFDRVAAVRWLTDRFKEIQEAAVIGGPESTAS, via the exons ATGCTGAGCGAGCCGAACGGGACGCGAATGCTGGCTCCGTTCGAGGAGAACGGCgtcgcccactacggcatgcTCACCGACTGGTCGGGCTGGAGTTACAACGTGATGCACCACAGGGCAACACTGGATCTGTTCAGG GTGCTGCGCCAGTACCAGAGGCAGAGGGACGCCGGACGTCCGTTCCTCTTGGGCGGAATAGTGTACGCCGTGAAGATGCTGCCTTCATACAACAGAGAGCAGCTAGACATCTTCGACCACATAGTCAA GGACTTCAAGGTGGACATGCTCGTGGCAACGACCCACATGGAACAAACGTATCAGTACACCTTGGACTGCAAAATCACGGGACCGACCACGTGGGACAAGAAGTACGACCCCCACGAGCTCCCCATC GCCGACGTGATCAAGCAGCTGTCCGACCGGCGTTACCTCGACCTGGACATTCCGGTGGCCGTGTCCTTCACCCTCAAGGGGTTCTGGTACAAGCCGGAAAAGAACGAAGACGACTCCGACTTCGCTCCGGGGAAGCCGTGCGGCTACATTGTCGGTGGTGAGACCTTCGGCAGCTACACTGAG GTCTGCGAGAACACCACCTACCGGAAGCAGATGACGAGTATCGAGGAAGGCCACTTCTTCAATTACACGTTCTACAGGGAATACGACCGCACCTTCGTCTTCGACACCCTTAGCAGCATCACGCAAAAG GTGGTGCTGGCTCACCGCGCACACCGCGGTCTGAGCTTCGCGCTCTTCGACATCGACTACGAGGACGTGTTCGACCAGTGTCCGGGCAACCTGTACGGGGCCTTCGACCGGGTGGCCGCCGTGCGATGGCTCACGGACCGGTTCAAGGAGATCCAGGAAGCCGCGGTCATCGGGGGCCCGGAGTCCACGGCATCGTGA